In a single window of the Dreissena polymorpha isolate Duluth1 chromosome 3, UMN_Dpol_1.0, whole genome shotgun sequence genome:
- the LOC127871849 gene encoding uncharacterized protein LOC127871849, translating to MYQAWPNGNHLTLSHHRRRFPHLFDSFSSQNVPDINLECTETIDWDDFESGNNSIYSPVNTEKLPKAEEDTGTLDDISSANFPPPNSPVSVCHNDPSDLFRNSLYVESLLQMWRDEVEPNISRSTGLQQSDKSIEEPIGNQNHGVECSDERSSSVQSPVDPSTDLRDLLTRDGVSFESSTVTMQPLSQSSPRSTSPAEIEALSSSVLGLSFDNLRSISPRIQRSPSPINSRSSSPRYLRSPSPFQVLDTSSHRFQADSSMDSWVFYDDRYQVRTHSPRQYVDEHLVPDVDMEFQTIVSDSEEFPSFTSYSRRLLNSCQDQVVPEYIEE from the coding sequence ATGTATCAGGCTTGGCCTAATGGGAACCACCTTACGCTGAGCCACCACAGAAGGCGGTTCCCACATCTCTTTGATAGTTTCAGTTCCCAGAATGTGCCTGACATCAACTTGGAATGCACAGAAACTATTGATTGGGATGATTTTGAAAGTGGCAACAACAGTATTTACAGCCCAGTCAACACTGAGAAATTGCCCAAAGCGGAAGAAGATACCGGCACACTAGATGATATTAGTTCAGCTAATTTCCCCCCTCCCAACTCACCAGTCTCTGTTTGCCATAATGATCCATCAGATCTCTTCAGGAATAGCCTGTATGTGGAAAGTCTGCTGCAGATGTGGCGCGATGAGGTTGAACCCAACATATCTCGGTCAACTGGCTTGCAGCAGTCAGATAAGAGTATTGAAGAGCCCATCGGAAATCAGAATCATGGTGTGGAGTGTTCTGACGAGCGCTCAAGTAGTGTTCAGTCGCCTGTTGATCCTAGTACCGACCTCCGTGACTTGCTTACCAGGGATggagtgtcatttgagtcctcaacaGTTACCATGCAGCCTCTTTCTCAAAGTTCACCTCGTTCAACATCTCCAGCAGAGATTGAAGCACTTTCTTCGTCCGTATTAGGGCTGTCATTTGATAATCTACGTTCCATTTCACCAAGAATCCAGAGATCACCATCTCCCATCAATTCACGATCATCCTCACCCAGGTATTTGCGGTCCCCTTCACCGTTTCAGGTGTTGGATACAAGTTCACATCGGTTCCAGGCAGACAGCTCGATGGATAGTTGGGTCTTCTATGACGACAGGTACCAGGTCCGCACACACAGCCCACGACAGTATGTGGATGAACATCTGGTACCTGATGTGGATATGGAGTTCCAGACAATTGTCTCCGACAGTGAAGAGTTCCCATCTTTCACGTCCTATTCCAGGAGGCTTCTTAATTCGTGCCAAGATCAAGT